A segment of the Halorussus sp. MSC15.2 genome:
AACCATGCCGGAATCACCGGCCACACGTGTTCTCGTGGGTGAACCCATACAAGTGTTTCCGTCGACCTCCAATTCACCCCAAACCCCTGGGGGGTCGACGGAGTGACAGCCAAATAATTATCGATGGATTCGACTCGATGGGCCACCGCCATCGTCAGCGACGAATCCGCCACCGTCGAGTTTGTACGCGCCGTATCCCTCCTTTCCATAATGAACGAACACGTCGATACCGTCACTATCGGTCCGTGCGGAACGGTCGGCAGGAACGTGAGTCGGAAGGGACTCTTCGAGGTCTCGAACTGGAATGGACACACGAAGTTCCGCGAGGTCAGCGAGTTGACTGAAGCCCTCGCTTGCGTGCTGTTGGAATGCATCGCCGAGGTCGTCTAGACGCTGCTCGTCTGTTTCGGTGACAGCGACAAGAAGGTCAACGGTTTCGTAGCCGTCTTCGATGAGCGACCGGCGGCCGAGTTCTTCCGCGTTGCTCGCGTCGATGCACTTGACAAGTTTCTCGGTTGATAGCGAGTGGCTCTCGATGGCTTTGAAGTAGCGCGGAATCGCCTCGTGTTCGAGCGTCACGCTGGAGAGCGTCGCGCCCTCGCTTTCGCGGCAGTCGAAGAGTATCTCGGCGGCGTCCTGTAGGAGATTTCCGTCGTAGACGTATTTCGACGGCGGCTTTCGGTCTTGTGCATCGTCTTCGGACTCGTCGTCCTCGACGGGAGCGAGCATCCAGACTATTACTTTGCCGTTCTCTGGACCCCACTCGAATGACCGGTTGCATCGGCCGGCGGTCTGGACGACGCTGTCGAGCGGTGCGATGTCTCGGTACGCTCGCGCGAAACTGATATCCACGCCTGCTTCGATGGCTTGCGTAGAGACGAACGCGAACGGGACGTTAGCGGTCGAGAGTATGTCGGCGACTGCGATGAGGACGCGGCGGTCAAGTGGGCGGTATCGGGAGTTGAACGTCGCAACGTATCGTTTTCCCGAGCAATCGCTGGTGGGGTGCCACTCGTCGCTACCGATGTTCCTCTTGAAGCCGAGTTCGCGGAGCGTTCGAGCGGTGAGTGCCTCGTGGTTGGGGAGTTCGTCCGTGTTCGTATCCAGCTCGCGGAGAACGCTCTTGTAGGTTTCGCCGACGTGGGTCGCAGGATGACCGTTCGACAAGAATTCGTTTTCGATGCAGTCGGTTAGTTCCCGCGAGCTGCCGATGGTGTTACAGACCGCGAGAACCGAACGCCCGTCGGCGGACTCGCCAGAAAATGCCCCTGTCGCGTCCACGATTTCTGACGCCGCCGCTTCGTGAGAGAGTGGCGTTCCACCGGAGTTCGATGTGGCTGTCTCGACGGACTCATGGATATCGTAGCGAACACGTGCGACGGCCTCCGACGCCTGCCGCTCAAACGAACTCCCATCGCCAGGGATGTCCGCGGACGGTGCTGTCTCGGACGTGTCCGCGTTCGATGCCAGCAACGACCGTGTATCGAAATCTCCTTCGGTGAACAAGGTCGGTTGAGTCGCGGTCATCGAGATGACGCGAGCGTCGTACTCGTCGATTAGTAGTCGGGTGAGTCTGCGTATCGCGTCCCACCAGTGCTTTGAAAGTGCCTGTGGTTCATCGAGGACGATAACGGCGTCGTGGAGCGCAGGAAGTTTCAGTCCCTGTCCGTTCGTCGGTCCGGCGAGGCTCTCGAAAAGTTGGACGAACGTCGTGAGAACGACGCCCGACCGCCAACTTTCGCCGAGCAGTTCGGCCTTCGACCAGTTCACGTCCTTCTCGCCGTTGCCGGACTCCGGGTCAGTTTCGGCGTCGGTGTACGTCACTGTCTCTGCGAGGTAGTGGTGGACGGTGAATGCGTTGCTCCGCGGGTCGGCGTCGAAGATGTCTTCGTCCTCGAAGATATCGCGTGTTTGTTCGATAATGGACGTGTAGGGGAGTGCGTACACGACGGTCGGTT
Coding sequences within it:
- a CDS encoding CRISPR-associated endonuclease Cas3'', translated to MNADRLSDEIISRRREDDDRGDELLVDHAVEVADRTVWLGRFETGTSQRANSGRNAEVSKGSKKSSEENKELFEADIARCVGWLHDFGKVAPAFQLYVRDEYPQNGRQRYTYHARLGAFAAYYALGKMGASERDRLAAWGAILRHHGRLPDFAEATFQAVNSEQNQEGHWAGPQIEQVQAYGPNRDVAATLLEKASGGTVSWDGFVDAFESGTLLEELRREVSTGPKALKPDSGQLPTDLYDRITRLWSSLTFADKTAAGEVERAKLEPRTLELDRLESHIESLQDDPDYEDEGDDNRDIDVGDIDPTDEASLNVLREAARQRVRANAPKLADSEVGTLTLPTGLGKTFTGITGAFELRDTLTDLHDRDTKPTVVYALPYTSIIEQTRDIFEDEDIFDADPRSNAFTVHHYLAETVTYTDAETDPESGNGEKDVNWSKAELLGESWRSGVVLTTFVQLFESLAGPTNGQGLKLPALHDAVIVLDEPQALSKHWWDAIRRLTRLLIDEYDARVISMTATQPTLFTEGDFDTRSLLASNADTSETAPSADIPGDGSSFERQASEAVARVRYDIHESVETATSNSGGTPLSHEAAASEIVDATGAFSGESADGRSVLAVCNTIGSSRELTDCIENEFLSNGHPATHVGETYKSVLRELDTNTDELPNHEALTARTLRELGFKRNIGSDEWHPTSDCSGKRYVATFNSRYRPLDRRVLIAVADILSTANVPFAFVSTQAIEAGVDISFARAYRDIAPLDSVVQTAGRCNRSFEWGPENGKVIVWMLAPVEDDESEDDAQDRKPPSKYVYDGNLLQDAAEILFDCRESEGATLSSVTLEHEAIPRYFKAIESHSLSTEKLVKCIDASNAEELGRRSLIEDGYETVDLLVAVTETDEQRLDDLGDAFQQHASEGFSQLADLAELRVSIPVRDLEESLPTHVPADRSARTDSDGIDVFVHYGKEGYGAYKLDGGGFVADDGGGPSSRIHR